Genomic segment of Desulfuromonas sp.:
TAAACAGAGACGCGATATGGTTGAGGCGATCACCACTGCTGCTGCCCGAACCTACGGCATGGCAAAGGAAAAAATCATCATTCTGATACGGGAAAACAGCCCGGACCAGGTTGCCGTCGGAGGAGAACTCATCTCCGATCGTAATTGATTTACTTTTTGCGTTCATCATTCATTCTGTTACATTTAATGAAAACACAATGAGGAGAAAATACTATGAAGTATATTATCGCAATCCTCCTGGCCCTCACCATTATGGCCTCACCGACGTTGCTGATTGCTGCCAATCCGGCACAAATCTCCAGAGCGACATTCTGCACCGGAATCAGTGACCACGAACCGATCAACAGTCCTGAAAAAATCAGTGTTGGCGAGCAGACGGTCTATTTCTTTACCGAAGTCCGTAACGGTAAAGATCAGTTACTGACACACAAGTGGTTTTACAATAATGTTCCGATTGCCGAGGTCCCGCTGAGAATCGGAGATGACCGCTGGCGGACCTGGTCTACCAAGCAGGTATGGCATTTGACTCCAGGCATGCTGAAAGTTCAGGTTATCGATAACAATGGTATCGTCCTGACCGAACAGGAGATTCCCCTTCAATAATTAGACACAGAGAGTCTCAACAGTACCGGCACCGGCAGTCACCTCCCCACCTTGCGGCATCGGGTCATCTGTACGCCAGTCGTTACGGGGATCCACCGGGTGTGCAACCGTTAGTTTAAGCCCGATTTCACATCGGATCTTTTACCGAAATCCTTATCTCGAAAGGACAAGAAACAGAACAATGACAGACCGGAGTCATTACACAAAACTCGAAAACATGTTTCGGACCGCTGCAATCAACACATTTTTCAATCCGGAAATAACCGTTTCCGAAAACTGTGCCGAAATAACAATCGAGGTCAACCCGAAGTTCTTCCATTCCTGACGAACCGTACACTGTTCAGTCTATTTCAAGATGCTTGATGATGCCTGCTATTTTGCCTGTCAATCCATTGAAAAGGAGTGTTTTCTGGTCACCTCGAATTTCAACATCCAGTTCATTGCACCAGTCACCTCTGGTATTATGCTGGTCAGGGCACAGGTCAATGCGACCACTCGAAATGTCCGTTTCGCTTCAGGTGAAATTTTCGATCAAAAGAACCGCCTCGTTGCAACCGGCAACGGCAGTTTCATGCCGAGCCGACTCAAGCTGAGCGAGGAAGTTGGCTATCGTTAATCAATGATTACGCTACCTGAGTATAAAACCATCAAAACGGTCTATTCGCCGGAGTGTTGAGCATGGATGATCAACTGTGGGATAGCATCTGTCGCCGTTGCGGCTAGTGTTGTTTCAATAAAATCATTGAAGATGATGGAACGGTATATGCGACACCGATTCCGTGCCGGTACTTCGACATGGCGGATCGCTCATGCAAGGTTTACCACAAACGGTTTGAAACCGGTGAAGAGTGCATCAAATTGACGCCGGATGTCGTTAAAAATGCTATCTGGCTGCCGGAAGACTGTGCTTATGTTGAACATATCCGACAACGCCCCGGAAGGGACCCCGACAATTGAACCAAACCGGGACAAACGCAAACCTCAGAAAAGCCTGGCGGGGCTGGTGTCTTTATGACTGGGCCAACTCGGCCTTCGCTACGGTGATTCTCGCCGCCGTTCTCACGGTCTATTTTGCCTCACTGGTTCCTGCGGATGGAGCGGAACTCACATTCTTCGGCATGAAGCACCGGATGCCGGCAACGGCCCTCTGGGGTTATGTCATCTCATTGTCGATGCTTGCCGTTGCCCTGCTCGCACCTTACATCGGAGCCCGGGCCGATGCTCACCGCGCGCGCCGCCGCTCTCTTATTCTCTGCTGCCTTATTGGAGCCACCGCGACGGCCATGCTCAGCGTTACCGGACCGGGGCAATACCTTTTGGCGGCCGGGCTCTTTATCATTGGCAATATCGGGTTCGCCACCGGCAATATTTTTTACAATTCCTTCTTACCGGCCCTGGCCGAAGCTTCCGACCTCGATCGGCTCTCAGCACGTGGATTTGCCGCAGGTTATCTCGGCGGCGGACTCGCCCTGCTCGCTGTTTTCATACTGATTCAGCAATATCAGTTGTTTGGCCTGGCCGACCGGGCAACGGCAACCCGGATCGGCTTTCTGCTAACCGGTCTCTGGTGGGCCGGTTTCGCCATACCGGCATTTCGCCATATCCGCGAAGAGGTTTTTATTCATGACCCCGAACCGCTGCTGTATGGCCTGAAAGGCTACTTTAAAACCTTCAGCCGGATCAGACACTATCCGCACCTGCTCCGTTTCCTGGTCGCTTTTCTGTTTTACAATGATGGCATTCAAACAGTTATAGCGGTCTCGGCAATATTCGCAAGTGTCGAACTCGGCATGTCGCAGGCCTCAATCCTCGGTTGTTTTTTGATGATACAGTTCATTGCAATGCCCGGCGCTCTGATCTTTGCCGCCCTCGCCGCCCGGATCGGAGCAAAAAAAACTGTCATGCTCAGCCTGCTTCTTTTTGTCGGGGTGACTGTTTATGCTTTCATTATTGATTCTGCTGCTGAATTCTGGTTTCTCGGTTTTGTTGTCGCCCTGATTCTGGGTGGCAGCCAGGCGATCAGCCGTTCGCTCTTTGCCACGATGGTCCCGAAATCAAGAAGCGCCGAGTTTTTCGGCTTCTATGCCGTCAGCGGCAAGTTTGCTTCTATATTCGGGCCATTGGTCTTTGCTATCATCTCCGACGTGACCGGATCAGCCAGACTTTCCATCCTTGCTTTAAGTGGATTTTTTATTATCGGCACGTTTATTCTGGCAAAGGTCGATATCGAACAGGGTCGGCAACAGGCGGCATAAAACCTGGGAAGCCGATTGACTTCAATCGGCGCTTCTCGCCTCATCTGCAGAATCATCGTCCACATCTTCAACCTTTTCATCATCCGCAAGTTCAGGCGTCACCAGGTCACCAATAAACAAGCTCCCGTTGTTGACGAAAAAACAATTCGGCAAACATTCAGCCATTTCGATCATTCGTTCGACATAGGGCCCCTCTTCGCCTTCTTCCGGCAATGCCAGGCCTAGCAGGACGATATCGGCATCTTTACTCTCTTCGCACATCACCTCGAAGACTGTTTTGTCCTTCGGTTTCAGACTGACAATAATATCGGCATCGATGCGAATTTCGCTGATCAACTGTTCGAGAAACTGACTGGTACTCCTGTGCATCAATTCATTCGAAGCGAGGCTGAGGATTCTGATCCGGGCATTATGCCATTCCGGGTTTTGCGACAACAGGTAGGCAAGCAACAACATCAGGTCGCCATTTCTTTTCAATCCTCCCCACCAGACATCGATAGAACGTGTATGCCCTTCATGCGACAGCTTGATAAAACCGGGGTTGCCGATCACCAGACTACGTTCAAATTGAACCAGATGGCGTCCCAGTCGCAAAAAAGATGCAAGCCTTTCCGGATCATCCGGCCACCCGAGCAGAATCGTATTACTCTCAAGGCCAGCCAGGCCGTTGGCCTGGGAAACCGCCAGGATTCCCCGTTCTACGTTCCAGACCACGTTGACTTCTGCGAAAGCACAAATCCCTTCTTCCTGTAAAACCGATTCAAGCTTACGTTGCCGCGCGGCTGTATCGATCTCCATCTTCATAATATCGCCTTCGACCAGTTCGCAGGCGGTTACCACGCCTCGATTCTCGCTGAACCAGATGCCGTACTGCACCAGGTCGAGACGTTTTTCAAGGTTACTGGTGAAAATCAGAATATGCGGCCGCCAGTTGCGGGCTGTCATCGGCCTTTTGGAAAGGCGGATCAGGGCCCAGCGAATCATCGCTTCATAAAGATCGCGACGGACGTCACCCCAACTCTCTTTGCGAATTCTCTGTTTAAAAAAGAGCCAGAGAAAAAACTCTACAGATAATGCGATAATAGTTGCCGGCCAATGGATCAGAAGCATGACACCGAAACAGGCAAATGCCGCCGGCAGACTTATATACCATGGCGTATGCAGCGTCGGCCGCCAGAATGGATTACCGGCAATTCTTTCAATTGCGGCAACCAGGTTAACCAGGCCGTACACACTGAGAAAAAACATTGTGACCACAGTCGCGACGGTATTCAGATCGCCCAGAAGAGCAGCCGCTAACGCCAAAAACAGAGTGACGGCATAACCGGCCAGCGACTCCTTGCCGTGAGCTGAAGCTTTCGGCTTCAGGAATTTTGCAACGAGTTTGTCTGATGCCAATGCTGACAACGTCCGTGGAGCGCCAAGCATTGAACCGACGGCGGAAGAAAAGATAGCACCCCACAAGCCGGGAAGAATGAGCCATGGCCCGAAAACCGATATTCTTGTCCAGACAAGAGAATCGGTGCGCAAAGTCTGAGAATCAGCACCGACGGTTAAAAATACCGGGACCACCAGATAAACGACAAAACCGCATAAAACTGCAGCCAGCGTTCCGCGGGGGAGAGATTTGCGCGGATCGGCTAAATCACCGGACAAACTCAAACCGGCCATAATGCCGGTCACTGCCGGAAAAAATACAGCAAATACATGCCAGAAAGACACCGGCGTAAAGTCGGTTATTTTTTCAACGGTTAAGGCCGGAGCCGACGTCAATGCTCCGGCACCCAGAGCAAAAATGGAAAGTCCGATCAGAATCATGATCGGAATCTGAGCTTTCAGGGCAAAAGACGCACCACGGTAAGATATCAGGGCGACAGCAACGATAACGGTCAAGCTGACTGGCAGTAAAGGGAGTTTCGGCCACAAGATACGGAGTGACTCGGCCAGACCATAGGCATAGAGAGTTACAGAAAATGCCTGTGACAGGAACAGGGGCAAACCGATAGCGCCACCGATCTCGAGTCCGAGGCTGCGGGAAATCATGAAATAGGCACCACCACCGCCTACCCGTGTATTGGTCGCAATCGAAGAGAGGCTTAAAGAGGTTGCCAGAGTAATAAGATTAGCAATAGCGACAATAACAAGGGTTTTCAAGAGTCCGACCTGGCCGACAACCCAGCCAAAACGGAGGTACATGATAACGCCGAGAATTGTCAGAATCGTCGGAGTGAACACACCGACAAAAGCACCCAACCCCTTTTTCGACGAGCTTTTAAAGGCAGATGAATTCAAGGAATCGGACCCTCCAGAAGGAGCAGGAAAACCTTTGAGAAACAGCCGGACTAAAAATTTGACGATTTACCGACGTAAGAACCAACGAGTTGTCCGGCTTGCCATCCGGTTATTTCAATATCGGCCAGAGATCCAGCAAGTTCAGCAGTGCCTTTGAAGCTTACCGGAAGATAATGGCGGGTCAATCCTTTCCAGACATTATCTTCCCGGGAGACCGATTCAACAACCACGTCAAGTTGTTGGCCGATAAAGCGCCGAGCAAACTGACTATTTTTTTCATCAGCAATAATTCTCAGTGTTGCCGCTCTCTCTTTGGCAATATTCCCGGGTACCTGCCCAGAAAGATCGGCCGCCGGTGTTCCCGGACGCCGACTATAGGGAAAGACATGCAGATAAGAGACCGGCAGCGCCTCAACAAGACGACGAGTATTGTTGAATTCTTCCTCTGTCTCGACGGGGAAACCGGTTATCACATCAAAGCCGAAAGCGATATCGGGCAAACGTGCGTGAATTTTTTCGATGAGTCGATAAAAGTCGTTGGCACTGTAATGACGATTCATCCGTTGCAGGACCTGATCGTCTCCTGATTGCAACGGAATATGCAGATGCGGACAGATAATGGCGGATTGATCAATGGCGTCAATCAGTTCATCGGTAATTTCATTCGGTTCAATCGATCCGAGACGCAAACGCCTTACCTCCGTTTCCTTTTCGATTCGCTGCAATAATTCGACAAGCGAGCCCACGGGGTCAAGATCTGAGCCATATGCGCCGATATGAATACCGGTCAATACAAGTTCAGGATAACCTTTTCCAACCAGTCTCCGTACCTGTTCGACAACCTGCGCAGGTTGTGCCGATCTGCTGCTGCCACGCGCATAAGGGATAATGCAGTAGGAACAGAATGCGTTACAACCATTCTGGATCTGAACAAAGGCCCGGCTCCGTTCGGAAAAGCTGTTTATTTCATGCGGTACGGCCCCGGCAACACCACGGATATCCGATACGGCCACAACCGGATCGCCGGAGCCCGCTCCCAGATAGCGGATCAGATCCTTTTTATCATCGTTGCCAAGCACGACCGTGACGCCAGGGATGGTGCGAATCGCTTCCGGGTCGACCTGGGCATAGCAGCCGGTAACAATGATTCGACAATCGAGATTCTGCCGTCGGGCGCGGCGGATCAGGTTGCGCGACTGTGAATCAGTTGCCGCGGTGACGGTACAGGTGTTAACGATCACCAGATCAGCGCCTTCCTCAAATGGCACAGGACGATAACCGGCGGCCGCAAGCTTCTCTTCCATCGAAACCGATTCGAACTGATTGGTCTTGCAGCCCAACGTAACAACTGAAAAAGTGGATTTCATCTCAGACAGAATATTTATTCCTTACGGCCGGCATGTCCCGGACAGGAAAATCTCCCTTGCAAAGCGTTTAACCAGCGAAAAAGCAGAGACATATATATCACAGGATCAGCACGAGTAAAATTCCATATTCGATCCGGGGTAAATAGACTTTTCTTCCCTTCCCCTGCAATAATGTTCCTGATATGATATGCCGGTTTCAAGGAGAACTATTATGAAATATATCAGTACCCGTGGCGGGGTTAAAAATATTGCGTTCAAGGACGCGGTGATGATGGGCCTTGCCGATGACGGCGGCCTCATAATTCCGGAAGATATTCCGGTGTTGACGGAAGGCGATCTCGATGCTTTAGGGCACCTTGAATATCCGGAACTCGCATTCCAGATCATCTCCAGCTATGCGACCGACATACCTTCATCCGATCTCAAGGATTTAATTGACCGATCGTACGCGACCTTTACCCACGATGAGGTCACTCCGGTTGTCCACAAGGATGGTGTTTATATCCTTGAGCTTTTCCACGGACCGACTCTCGCCTTCAAGGACGTCGCCCTGCAGTTTCTCGGCAACCTGTTCGAATACCTGCTGGCCGAGCGTGGCGAAAAAATGAATATACTTGGCGCCACCAGTGGAGATACCGGATCGGCAGCGATCTACGGAGTGCGCGGCAAGAAGAACATCAACATCTTCATTCTGCACCCGCACAAAAAGGTCTCGCCAATTCAGGAACTGCAGATGACGACGGTGACCGATCCGAATGTTTTCAATATCGCCATCGAGGGGACCTTTGATGACGGTCAACAGATTGTCAAGGACGCCTTCGGCGACCTGGCATTCAAGAGCCGCTACGCTCTCGGCGCAGTCAATTCAATCAACTGGGCACGCGTACTGGCGCAGATTGTTTACTACTTTTATGCATGGGCCCGAATCCGAAAGGAAACAGGTTGCAAAGAGGTCTATTTTTCGGTTCCGACTGGAAATTTCGGAGATATTTTTGCCGGCTATATCGCCATGCGAATGGGTTTACCGGTCAAAAAACTGATACTGGCCACTAATGAAAATAATATCCTGACACGCTTTATTCAGGCGGGTGATTACTCAATCGGAGACGTTCATCCTTCGCTTTCACCGTCAATGGACATTCAAAAAGCGAGTAACTTCGAGCGTTATCTGTTCTATCTTTACCATGAAGATTGTCACAAAGTTGCAGCCGCCATGCAAAGATTCGCCGACGGCGATAAATTGTTATTTTCTCCTGAAGAAATCAAACGGGTTTCAGAAGACTTCCTGTCACTATCGGTCGACGATGATCAAACGATCAGCACAATCTCCAGTTTCTACAAGGAATCTGGCTATATCCTCGACCCACATACAGCCGTCGGTGTCCATGCAGGAAAAGAGTTAACAGACGGATCTATTCCGGTCATCTGCCTGGCCACTGCCCACCCGGCAAAATTTGACAGTGCGGTCGAAAAGGCCATCGGCGAAAAACCACCCAGACCAGACTCCCTTAAAGACATTGAATCCCGACCAAGTCACTGCGAAGTGCTGAATGCCGACATTCATAGCATCAAGGATTATCTGGCTCGGAACAGTATCTAGGTGCGAACTCACAGACCGGGCCAACGACTTTCGAGCAGTTTGACCCTCATCACAAAAAAAACCCCGGCCGATTGGCCGGGGCTTTTGCATGTAACATTCTGAACGAATTAGCAATCGAAATAGAGAGCAAATTCGGTCGGGGTCGGACGCATGCGAACCGGATCAACTTCGTTTTCCATCTTGTAGTCAATCCACATTTCGATAACGTCTTCGGTGAAGACATCGCCCTTAAGCAGGAATGCGTGGTCTTCCTTGAGAGCTTTAAGAGCATCTTCAAGAGAACCGGCAACAGTCGGAACGTCTTTGAGTTCTTCCGGCGACAGACCATAGATATCCTTGTCGAGCGGCTGACCTGGATCGATCTTGTTTTCGATCCCGTCAAGGCCGGCCATCAACATAGCGGCAAAGGCAAGATAGCCGTTGCAGCTCGGGTCCGGAGTCCGGTATTCAACACGCTTCGATTTCGGATTGTCAGTCGACGGAATCCGCAGTGAAGCCGAACGATTACGGTTCGAATAAGCAAGGTTAACCGGAGCTTCAAAACCGGGAACCAGACGCTTGTAGGAAATGGTGCTCGGGTTGGTGAAGGCGCAGAGGGCCTCGGCATGCTTGATAATACCGCCGATGTAATACATGGCCATCTTGGAAAGGCCGCCGTAGCCGTCGCCGGCGAAGAGATTTTCGCCATTTTTCCAGATCGACTGGTGACAGTGCATACCGGAACCGTTGTCGTCAAAAATCGGCTTCGGCATAAAAGTAACGGTCTTGCCGTTACGGACAGCGACGTTCTTGATGATGTACTTGAACCACTGCAGGGTATCACCCATATTGAGCAGCGAATCGAAACGCATATCGATTTCAGCCTGGCCACCGGTTGCAACCTCGTGGTGAACAGCTTCAATACGCATCCCAACGCTCTGCAGAACCTGAACCATCTCGTTACGCAGATCAATCATTGAATCGGTCGGTGCACAGGGGAAATAACCTTCCTTGTTGCGCGGTTTGTAACCGAGGTTCGGAAACTCGTCACGACCGGTGTTCCAGATGCCCTCATCTGAATCGATGCTGTAGAACGACTCGTTCTGAGACAGTACGTAACGGACATCATCAAGGATAAAGAATTCCGGCTCCGGGCCGAAGAAAGCGGTATCGCCGATACCCGAAGACTTAAGATAGGCTTCAGCCTTCTGGGCGATGAAGCGCGGGTCGCGCGAATAGCCTTCGCGGGTCAGCGGGTCGATAATGTTACAGATCAGGCTGAGGGTCGGTACTTCCGGGAAAGGATCGACCTTGGCAGTCGACGGATCCGGCATGATCAGCATGTCGGAATTATGAATCGGTTGCCACCCACGGATCGAGGAACCGTCAAAACCGATACCTTCTTCAAAAGTCTCTTCACTGAATTCGCTCATCGGGGTTGAAAAGTGTTGCCAGATCCCGACAAAGTCGAGGAACTTGAAATCTACCATCTGGCAGTTGTTTTCCTGGGCAAAAGCCAATACTTCTTTCGGTGTCATGTACAATCTCCTTTTGTCATTTCGTCCACCCTGTAAAGGGCAAGACTTTTCTTATTAACTACGGTTATTGTCGAAATACAAACTGATTAAATCAAAGGGCATCGTCGCCGGTTTCACCCGTGCGGATACGCAGAACTTCATCAACCGCGGTAACGAAAATCTTGCCATCGCCGATCCGGCCGGTTTTGGCGGCCTCGCCGACAACCTCGACAACCTTGGTGGCCATGTCATCAGCAACGATGATTTCCATCTTGATCTTCGGAATAAAGTCGACGACATATTCCGCACCGCGATAAAGCTCGGTGTGGCCTTTCTGCAGACCAAATCCCTTGACTTCGCTGACTGTGATGCCTTGAATACCGATCTCGTTCAACGCTTCCTTGACTTCGTCCAGCTTGAACGGTTTGATAATTGCCTCAACCTTACGCATCTTGTTAACCTCCCGGCTATTTGTTTTGGAACCGACTGACATGACCTTATCGATAATGATCAGGTAATGCAAGCAGTCCGGCCGTTAATATTCGTACTTCTACAAAGCAAGGACCCTGCCTAATTTGGGTACTGCCTGAACAGAAGCTGTAACCTCTTGATTTAAAGTCTTTTTTTATCAAAAAAAATCTTTGCAAAATGAACTGCAAAAAACAGCCTGTAGACAATTGCATAAAGACTATGCACAGCCTACAGGGGATGGCTAAGAATTAATCAGTCACCGGTAGCCAGTATAATCAATAAATTTGAAGTTTTCAGTCTTTAGTATTCTGCCGACTGCCATTTTTTTCAAACAAATGGCGGCTTGACGACTTCGGCACTAACTTTTTTGGCGCGAATGCCGATCTCCAGTTCGGTTCCGACCGCTGAGTGCTCGGGGTGAACCAGGGCCAGGGCAATTCCGACCTTGAGTGACGGCGACATGGTTCCGCTGGTCACCACACCGACCTCCGACTCACCGGCAAAGACCGGGTAATTTTCTCGCGGAATGCCGGGGACCTTCATTTTTATCGCGACCAGTTTACGCGGAACCCCCTTCTCTTTTGTGGCGAGCAAGGCATCCCGGCCGACAAAGTCATCCTTATCAAGTTTGGTAATCCAGCCTAGACCGGCTTCCAGCGGAGTGATATCCGGAGAAAGCTCATGCCCATATAGCGCATATTTCTTCTCCAGTCTGAGGGTGTCGCGCGCTCCCAGGCCAACCGGAACGAGACCATGTTGCTTGCCGGCCTCCATCAATCGGTTCCAGAGTTTCGCTGTTTCGGTTGACGGACAATAAAGTTCGAAACCATCTTCTCCGGTGTACCCAGTCCGGGAGATAATACAAGCTATTCCATCGACCTTGTCTTCGGCAAAATGATAAAATTTAATTGACCCGAGTTCATAATCGGTCAACCCGGCGAGAATAACCTCGGAATTCGGTCCCTGCAGGGCAATCTGACCAATTGAGTCACTGACATTGGTCAGCTCAACATCAGGAAAAACCCCCTTTTGCAAAACATCCTGCATCCAGGCGAAATCCTTGTCGACATTGGCGGCATTGACGCAGAACATAAAATGATCGGCGGAAAAACGATACAGGGTCACATCATCAACGACACCGCCATGGTCATAACAGAACGCCGAATATTGAACCTGCCCGTCGATTAGCTTGGATGCATCGTTGACGGTTAATTTCTTAATATAGGACAAGGCTTCGGCACACCTCACCTCGATTTCACCCATATGCGACACATCGAACAGACCGGCAGCGCTCCTTACTGCGAGATGTTCTTCGATAACCCCGCTATACTGGACCGGCATATCCCAGCCCCCAAAATCGACCATTCGGGCACCGAGATCACGATGCACCTGGTTCAAAGGTGTTTTTTTCAATTCGCATTCCTCCATAAATTCAATTACTTAAATGTCAACAGATAATTCTTTCTCGAGCTTGGGTGAATAATTGAACAGTGCACAAAAATGATCGACGAACCTGTCGGCGACCTCATTCATATCGAGTCTGCGACCGATTTCCCTGGTCATCGAGGTGACCGATTCGGTCGGCTTGCCGCACGGCACGATCATGTCAAAGGTAGACAGATCATTGTTGACATTAAGCGCGATCCCGTGGGATGACACCCATTTTTTCACGGCGATACCGAAACTGGCGATTTTACTGCCATTGACCCAGAGGCCAGGTTCCCCGTCCCTGAATTCTGCCCTGAGTTCATAATCTGCGAGAGTTTCGGCCAGTGATTGCAAAAACAGCTGCGAATACCAGCGCAGATCTTTTTTTGGCAGCCGGACAATCGGATAAGCAACCAGCTGTCCCGGCTCATGGGCCGTTGCATAACCACCGCGGTTGATATGATGAAGAGCAACTCCGCTTTGTCCGATAGCGGCAGCACTGAAGCGGAGATCATCATTACCACCCCGCAGTCCCAGGGTCACCACCGGCGGATGCTCAACCAGAATCAGAACATCTCCGTGCTCCCCGGCAATCCGCATCGCCTGCAGTTCCTGTTGGCGTTGCAGCGCTTCATTATAATCGATCAGGCCCCAGTTTTGAATCTGCAAGTGGGAACGGCTCAAGATTCTACCCCGGCCATGCAGAGGTATTTAATTTCAAGGTAATCATCAACTCCGTATTTTGATCCCTCACGGCCGTTTCCTGACTCCTTGACGCCACCGAACGGAGCGACAGCATTGGAGACAAGGCCGGTATTGATGCCGACCATCCCGTATTCAAGCGCCTCCCCGACCCGCCAGCAGCGGCCGAGATCACGGGTATAAAAATAAGAAGCCAATCCGAATTCGGTCGCATTCGCCATCGCGATTGCCTCTGCCTCTGATTCGAAACGGAAAAGCGGCGCAACCGGACCGAAGGTCTCTTCACTGGAAACCAGCATATCCGTGGCAGCATCGGCAATGACCGTCGGCTCGTAAAAGGTACCGCCCAGTTTATGGCGTTTGCCGCCGGTAAGGACCCGGCCGCCCTTGCTAAGCGCATCATCGACATGCTCCTCGACCTTTGCCAGGGCATCGTGATCAATCATCGGACCCTGATCGGTTTGTCCGGCGAGGCCGTCGCCAACTTTCATCCCGGCAACGGCGGTCGACAATTTTTCGGCAAACTCGTCATAGACGCCTGTCTGCACCAGGAACCGGTTGGTGCAGACACAGGTCTGTCCGGTATTCCGGTATTTTGAAATCACTGCGCCCTCGACCGCGGCATCGATATCAGCATCGTTAAAAACAATAAATGGCGCATTGCCGCCCAACTCCATCGACACCTTCTTCATGGTTCCGGCACACTGCTCCATCAACTGTTTGCCGATCTCGGTGGAACCGGTAAAGGTCAGCTTGCGAACGCCCGGATTGCTGGTCAGTTCAC
This window contains:
- a CDS encoding Na-K-Cl cotransporter → MNSSAFKSSSKKGLGAFVGVFTPTILTILGVIMYLRFGWVVGQVGLLKTLVIVAIANLITLATSLSLSSIATNTRVGGGGAYFMISRSLGLEIGGAIGLPLFLSQAFSVTLYAYGLAESLRILWPKLPLLPVSLTVIVAVALISYRGASFALKAQIPIMILIGLSIFALGAGALTSAPALTVEKITDFTPVSFWHVFAVFFPAVTGIMAGLSLSGDLADPRKSLPRGTLAAVLCGFVVYLVVPVFLTVGADSQTLRTDSLVWTRISVFGPWLILPGLWGAIFSSAVGSMLGAPRTLSALASDKLVAKFLKPKASAHGKESLAGYAVTLFLALAAALLGDLNTVATVVTMFFLSVYGLVNLVAAIERIAGNPFWRPTLHTPWYISLPAAFACFGVMLLIHWPATIIALSVEFFLWLFFKQRIRKESWGDVRRDLYEAMIRWALIRLSKRPMTARNWRPHILIFTSNLEKRLDLVQYGIWFSENRGVVTACELVEGDIMKMEIDTAARQRKLESVLQEEGICAFAEVNVVWNVERGILAVSQANGLAGLESNTILLGWPDDPERLASFLRLGRHLVQFERSLVIGNPGFIKLSHEGHTRSIDVWWGGLKRNGDLMLLLAYLLSQNPEWHNARIRILSLASNELMHRSTSQFLEQLISEIRIDADIIVSLKPKDKTVFEVMCEESKDADIVLLGLALPEEGEEGPYVERMIEMAECLPNCFFVNNGSLFIGDLVTPELADDEKVEDVDDDSADEARSAD
- a CDS encoding 4-oxalocrotonate tautomerase, translated to MPVITIEGPPVEDIKQRRDMVEAITTAAARTYGMAKEKIIILIRENSPDQVAVGGELISDRN
- a CDS encoding tRNA (N(6)-L-threonylcarbamoyladenosine(37)-C(2))-methylthiotransferase MtaB, whose translation is MKSTFSVVTLGCKTNQFESVSMEEKLAAAGYRPVPFEEGADLVIVNTCTVTAATDSQSRNLIRRARRQNLDCRIIVTGCYAQVDPEAIRTIPGVTVVLGNDDKKDLIRYLGAGSGDPVVAVSDIRGVAGAVPHEINSFSERSRAFVQIQNGCNAFCSYCIIPYARGSSRSAQPAQVVEQVRRLVGKGYPELVLTGIHIGAYGSDLDPVGSLVELLQRIEKETEVRRLRLGSIEPNEITDELIDAIDQSAIICPHLHIPLQSGDDQVLQRMNRHYSANDFYRLIEKIHARLPDIAFGFDVITGFPVETEEEFNNTRRLVEALPVSYLHVFPYSRRPGTPAADLSGQVPGNIAKERAATLRIIADEKNSQFARRFIGQQLDVVVESVSREDNVWKGLTRHYLPVSFKGTAELAGSLADIEITGWQAGQLVGSYVGKSSNF
- the glnA gene encoding type I glutamate--ammonia ligase — protein: MTPKEVLAFAQENNCQMVDFKFLDFVGIWQHFSTPMSEFSEETFEEGIGFDGSSIRGWQPIHNSDMLIMPDPSTAKVDPFPEVPTLSLICNIIDPLTREGYSRDPRFIAQKAEAYLKSSGIGDTAFFGPEPEFFILDDVRYVLSQNESFYSIDSDEGIWNTGRDEFPNLGYKPRNKEGYFPCAPTDSMIDLRNEMVQVLQSVGMRIEAVHHEVATGGQAEIDMRFDSLLNMGDTLQWFKYIIKNVAVRNGKTVTFMPKPIFDDNGSGMHCHQSIWKNGENLFAGDGYGGLSKMAMYYIGGIIKHAEALCAFTNPSTISYKRLVPGFEAPVNLAYSNRNRSASLRIPSTDNPKSKRVEYRTPDPSCNGYLAFAAMLMAGLDGIENKIDPGQPLDKDIYGLSPEELKDVPTVAGSLEDALKALKEDHAFLLKGDVFTEDVIEMWIDYKMENEVDPVRMRPTPTEFALYFDC
- a CDS encoding threonine synthase, producing MKYISTRGGVKNIAFKDAVMMGLADDGGLIIPEDIPVLTEGDLDALGHLEYPELAFQIISSYATDIPSSDLKDLIDRSYATFTHDEVTPVVHKDGVYILELFHGPTLAFKDVALQFLGNLFEYLLAERGEKMNILGATSGDTGSAAIYGVRGKKNINIFILHPHKKVSPIQELQMTTVTDPNVFNIAIEGTFDDGQQIVKDAFGDLAFKSRYALGAVNSINWARVLAQIVYYFYAWARIRKETGCKEVYFSVPTGNFGDIFAGYIAMRMGLPVKKLILATNENNILTRFIQAGDYSIGDVHPSLSPSMDIQKASNFERYLFYLYHEDCHKVAAAMQRFADGDKLLFSPEEIKRVSEDFLSLSVDDDQTISTISSFYKESGYILDPHTAVGVHAGKELTDGSIPVICLATAHPAKFDSAVEKAIGEKPPRPDSLKDIESRPSHCEVLNADIHSIKDYLARNSI
- a CDS encoding MFS transporter produces the protein MNQTGTNANLRKAWRGWCLYDWANSAFATVILAAVLTVYFASLVPADGAELTFFGMKHRMPATALWGYVISLSMLAVALLAPYIGARADAHRARRRSLILCCLIGATATAMLSVTGPGQYLLAAGLFIIGNIGFATGNIFYNSFLPALAEASDLDRLSARGFAAGYLGGGLALLAVFILIQQYQLFGLADRATATRIGFLLTGLWWAGFAIPAFRHIREEVFIHDPEPLLYGLKGYFKTFSRIRHYPHLLRFLVAFLFYNDGIQTVIAVSAIFASVELGMSQASILGCFLMIQFIAMPGALIFAALAARIGAKKTVMLSLLLFVGVTVYAFIIDSAAEFWFLGFVVALILGGSQAISRSLFATMVPKSRSAEFFGFYAVSGKFASIFGPLVFAIISDVTGSARLSILALSGFFIIGTFILAKVDIEQGRQQAA